One Tunturibacter gelidoferens genomic region harbors:
- a CDS encoding cysteine desulfurase family protein, translating to MRRIYMDANATTPLLPEVFEAMRPFFLEHYGNASSIHQQGQFARAAVDHARDQIASLLHCRTSEIVFTSGGTESDNLALFGTLERTAEPAHLITTSIEHDAILRAAESLEKKNIEVTFLPSTPQGLIEPAALQAALRPNTKLVSVMFANNETGVIQPIAELAAIAHAAGALFHTDAVQAVGRLPLDLSPKGALKDVDLLTLSGHKIYAPKGIGVLFVRRSVRLAPMLHGGSHERQRRAGTENVAGIVAIGKAAELARAWLATTSATTAGIANLDSSTTPGAPSFAPFAKGGLSPAPTSAPANESGAPYLNSEMWASGERPTAPAPPNYADSPTHLAALRDRLEQGILSRVEECGINGAGAPRVSNTTSLYFDHIEAEALVIALDLKGLSVSGGSACQSGATEPSHVLTAMGLSPARARASIRFSLSRLTTAEEIDEALTLIPTAVARLRDLSPAWRKAPALIPA from the coding sequence ATGCGCCGAATCTACATGGACGCCAACGCCACCACACCTCTCCTCCCCGAGGTCTTCGAGGCCATGCGTCCCTTCTTCCTCGAGCACTACGGCAACGCCAGCTCCATCCACCAGCAGGGCCAGTTCGCCCGCGCCGCCGTCGATCACGCCCGAGATCAGATCGCAAGCCTCCTCCACTGCCGCACCTCCGAGATCGTCTTCACCTCCGGCGGCACCGAAAGCGACAACCTCGCCCTCTTCGGAACCCTCGAGCGTACCGCCGAGCCCGCCCACCTCATCACCACCAGCATCGAGCACGACGCCATCCTCCGCGCCGCCGAATCCCTCGAAAAGAAGAACATCGAAGTCACCTTCCTCCCCAGCACCCCGCAAGGCCTCATCGAACCAGCCGCGCTCCAGGCCGCCCTCCGCCCCAACACAAAACTCGTCAGCGTCATGTTCGCGAACAACGAGACCGGCGTCATCCAGCCCATCGCTGAGCTCGCCGCCATCGCCCACGCCGCCGGCGCACTCTTCCACACCGACGCGGTCCAGGCCGTAGGCCGTCTCCCCCTCGACCTCAGCCCCAAGGGCGCACTCAAGGACGTAGACCTCCTCACCCTCTCCGGCCACAAGATCTACGCCCCCAAAGGCATCGGTGTCCTCTTCGTACGTCGCAGCGTCCGCCTCGCCCCCATGCTCCACGGCGGCTCCCATGAGCGCCAGCGCCGCGCCGGAACTGAAAACGTGGCCGGCATCGTCGCCATCGGCAAAGCCGCCGAACTCGCCCGTGCCTGGCTCGCAACAACATCCGCCACAACTGCAGGTATTGCCAATCTCGACAGTTCCACAACTCCGGGTGCCCCATCCTTCGCGCCCTTTGCGAAGGGTGGGTTATCACCTGCCCCAACTTCCGCTCCCGCCAACGAATCGGGTGCCCCATATCTCAACTCTGAGATGTGGGCATCGGGCGAACGCCCGACCGCCCCCGCCCCTCCCAACTACGCCGACAGCCCCACCCATCTCGCAGCCCTGCGCGACCGTCTCGAGCAAGGCATTCTCTCCCGGGTAGAAGAGTGCGGCATCAACGGAGCCGGAGCGCCCCGCGTCTCCAACACCACCAGCCTCTACTTCGATCACATCGAAGCCGAAGCCCTCGTCATCGCCCTCGACCTCAAAGGCCTCTCCGTCAGCGGAGGCTCAGCCTGCCAATCCGGAGCCACCGAACCCTCCCACGTCCTCACCGCCATGGGCCTCTCTCCCGCCCGTGCCCGCGCCAGCATCCGCTTCTCTCTCTCCCGCCTCACCACCGCCGAAGAGATCGACGAAGCCCTTACCCTGATCCCCACCGCCGTAGCCCGCCTCCGCGACCTAAGCCCCGCCTGGCGCAAGGCCCCCGCCCTGATCCCCGCCTAG
- a CDS encoding APC family permease translates to MSLTDSIIGRPLATSEERAEHIGVAAGIPIFGLDGLTSAAYGPEAAMTLLIPLGIGGVEYGWRIISAILILLAIVYFSYRQTIAAYPGGGGSYTVATENLGAKPGLLAAAALMIDYILTAAVGISAGVTALTSSVQGTRFAGLQSHTLLICLIILVILALVNMRGVKDTGTAFMLPTFLFVSTLLALIVVGMWKTVHAGGHPMPMAPIPAALPATVGTLGTWMLLKAFASGCAAMTGVEAVSNGVMAFGEPRVQRAQRTLTVIIGILMVLLFGIAYLAKTYRVMPMDPDAAHFQSLLSLLVTAVFGRGWFYFLTMGSVLLALALSANTAFADFPRLTRAIAMHDYLPHVFILRGRRLLYSHGIYALTGFTAVILILFGGVTDRLIPLYAIGAFLAFTLSQAGMVVHWKKGEAHPGRGWHMFVNGIGAVATGITTIVVLVAKFRAGAWVTALLVPVLIGIMWVVKRHYSRVKREMADLTPLNLVNLQEPIVVIPMARWDRITEKAMRFGLLLSKEIKVVHVHSDDEEGSLDELWHEYVMDPIKKEGLQEPELVTIPSNYRFVINPLMDYILKLEEDNPGRKVAVLLPELVVRHWWENALHNQRVQLLKLLLLLKGNQRIVVVNIPWYL, encoded by the coding sequence ATGTCACTTACAGATTCGATTATTGGACGGCCCCTTGCTACGAGTGAGGAGCGGGCAGAGCACATTGGTGTTGCTGCGGGAATTCCTATCTTTGGCCTGGATGGGCTGACGAGCGCGGCGTACGGGCCTGAGGCGGCGATGACGCTGTTGATCCCGTTGGGGATCGGCGGAGTGGAGTACGGTTGGCGGATTATTTCGGCGATCCTGATTCTGCTGGCAATTGTGTACTTCAGCTACAGGCAGACGATTGCCGCGTATCCGGGCGGCGGTGGGAGCTACACGGTTGCGACGGAGAACCTGGGCGCGAAGCCTGGGCTGCTGGCGGCGGCGGCGCTGATGATCGACTATATTCTGACGGCGGCGGTGGGGATCTCAGCGGGCGTGACGGCGCTGACGTCGTCGGTGCAGGGTACGCGATTCGCAGGGTTGCAGAGCCATACGCTGCTGATCTGTCTGATAATCCTCGTGATTCTCGCGTTGGTAAATATGCGAGGCGTGAAGGATACGGGAACGGCATTTATGCTGCCTACGTTCCTTTTTGTCAGTACGCTGCTCGCGTTGATTGTGGTTGGGATGTGGAAGACGGTGCATGCGGGTGGGCATCCGATGCCGATGGCTCCGATTCCTGCTGCGCTGCCGGCGACGGTTGGGACGCTGGGAACGTGGATGCTGTTGAAGGCGTTTGCAAGCGGATGCGCGGCGATGACCGGAGTGGAGGCGGTGTCGAATGGGGTGATGGCGTTCGGCGAGCCGAGGGTGCAGCGGGCGCAGCGGACGCTGACTGTAATCATCGGAATACTGATGGTGCTGTTGTTCGGGATTGCCTATCTGGCGAAGACTTATCGAGTGATGCCGATGGATCCGGATGCGGCGCACTTTCAGAGTTTGTTGAGCTTACTGGTGACCGCGGTCTTCGGGCGGGGATGGTTTTATTTTCTGACGATGGGCAGCGTTTTGCTGGCGCTGGCGTTGAGTGCGAATACGGCGTTCGCGGACTTTCCGCGGCTGACCAGGGCGATTGCGATGCATGATTATCTGCCGCATGTGTTTATTCTGCGTGGGCGGCGGCTGCTGTACTCGCATGGGATCTATGCACTGACCGGGTTTACGGCGGTGATCCTGATTCTGTTTGGCGGTGTGACGGACCGGCTGATTCCGCTGTATGCGATTGGAGCGTTTCTTGCTTTCACGCTGTCGCAGGCGGGGATGGTGGTGCATTGGAAGAAGGGCGAGGCTCATCCGGGGCGCGGCTGGCACATGTTTGTGAACGGCATTGGCGCCGTGGCGACGGGGATTACAACGATCGTCGTGCTGGTTGCGAAGTTCCGGGCAGGCGCGTGGGTTACGGCGCTGCTGGTGCCGGTGCTGATTGGGATCATGTGGGTGGTGAAGCGGCACTACTCGCGGGTGAAGCGGGAGATGGCGGATTTGACGCCGTTGAACCTGGTGAATCTGCAGGAGCCGATTGTGGTGATACCGATGGCGAGATGGGACCGGATTACGGAGAAGGCGATGCGGTTCGGGCTGCTGCTGTCGAAGGAGATCAAGGTGGTGCATGTGCACTCGGATGATGAAGAGGGCAGCCTGGATGAGCTTTGGCATGAGTATGTGATGGATCCGATCAAGAAGGAAGGGCTGCAGGAGCCGGAGTTGGTGACGATTCCTTCCAACTACCGATTCGTTATCAATCCGCTGATGGACTACATTTTGAAGCTCGAGGAGGACAATCCCGGGCGGAAGGTGGCGGTGCTGCTGCCGGAGCTGGTGGTGCGGCATTGGTGGGAGAATGCGCTGCATAATCAGCGGGTCCAGCTGCTGAAGTTGTTGCTGCTGTTGAAGGGGAATCAGCGGATTGTGGTGGTTAATATTCCCTGGTATTTGTGA
- a CDS encoding glutathione peroxidase has translation MSPAALYDIPVHKITGEGTSLADYRGKVLLIVNVASKCGLTPQYDALEKIYARFKDSGFVVCGFPANDFGGQEPGSNEDIQTFCRSTFGVDFPMFSKITVTGPDTHPLYQSLIAAEPNATSPGREAFRENLNGFLQQHNATTNPEPGILWNFEKFLIDRNGNVTARFSPEVLPDDPAIVAAIESALNS, from the coding sequence ATGTCCCCCGCTGCTCTCTACGACATCCCCGTCCACAAAATCACCGGCGAAGGCACCTCCCTCGCCGACTATCGCGGCAAAGTCCTCCTCATCGTCAACGTCGCCTCCAAGTGCGGTCTCACCCCCCAGTACGACGCCCTCGAGAAGATCTACGCCCGCTTCAAAGACTCCGGCTTCGTCGTCTGCGGCTTCCCTGCCAACGACTTCGGCGGCCAGGAACCAGGCTCCAACGAGGACATCCAGACCTTCTGTCGCTCCACCTTCGGCGTCGACTTCCCCATGTTCTCCAAGATCACCGTCACCGGCCCCGACACCCATCCCCTCTATCAATCCCTCATCGCCGCCGAACCAAACGCCACCAGCCCCGGCCGCGAAGCCTTCCGCGAAAACCTCAACGGCTTCCTCCAGCAGCACAACGCCACCACCAACCCCGAACCCGGCATCCTCTGGAACTTCGAAAAGTTCCTCATCGACCGCAACGGCAACGTCACCGCCCGCTTCTCTCCCGAAGTCCTCCCCGACGACCCGGCCATCGTCGCCGCCATCGAATCCGCCCTGAACTCCTGA
- a CDS encoding M61 family peptidase, giving the protein MTTRTALLPLALLALGTPGLLRAQQAPIQITADLSEAPRKVYHAEVDIPVQPGPVSLTTPKWIPGNHRPTGPVDDITGVVFTANGKVLPWRRDDEDLYEFHVTVPDGVTTLHAHLDCIVTARVTDKLAVLEWEKLLLYPAKTPVKDIAIQPSVKVPAGWGIGTALTPTDGYDPQNPKGGLTHYAPTTVEQLEDSPVITGQYFHEFALAPEVTPKHYIDVVSDSPEDSKLRPALLVELNNLVRETGAAYDSRHYNVYHFLLTLSDVAGGEGLEHGQSSDNGVGEKGFSDPSHQLAESDLLSHEFTHSWNGKYRRPFNLYQDDFEKMQQGSLLWVYEGMTHYLGNVLAARSGLKSQEQYRDMLALSAAQLDYKPGRDWRSTEDTAIAASILRGGNPAWSNWKRGQDYYQEGELFWLDADTLIRQKTNNKKSLTDFLHIFLGKGGNTGPLIVTYNRDELIADLNQVYKYDWATFIHERIDNLNPRADLAGIERGGYKLVYTEEPTKSERTVAETYARYGIGTNAWYSLGLRLNKEGLISDVRWNGPADKAKFFPGQKIIAVNGNVFSADALKTAIKQAKGTSEPIHFILQSDAFVTTADIDYHDGERYPRLVRVDGTPAYLDDITKPLAKSEPIPAEKKEKDSAE; this is encoded by the coding sequence ATGACCACCCGCACTGCTCTCCTGCCTCTAGCCCTGCTCGCCCTCGGAACTCCTGGCCTCCTCCGAGCCCAGCAGGCTCCCATCCAGATCACCGCCGACCTCTCCGAAGCTCCCCGCAAGGTCTATCACGCGGAAGTCGACATCCCCGTCCAGCCCGGCCCCGTCTCTCTCACCACACCCAAGTGGATCCCCGGCAACCACCGCCCCACGGGCCCCGTCGATGACATCACCGGAGTAGTCTTCACCGCCAACGGCAAAGTCCTCCCCTGGCGTCGCGACGACGAAGACCTCTACGAGTTCCACGTCACAGTCCCCGATGGAGTCACCACGCTCCATGCTCATCTCGACTGCATCGTCACCGCCCGCGTCACCGACAAGCTAGCTGTCCTCGAATGGGAGAAACTTCTCCTCTACCCCGCGAAGACCCCCGTCAAAGACATCGCCATTCAACCCTCGGTCAAAGTCCCCGCAGGCTGGGGCATCGGCACCGCCCTCACCCCCACCGACGGCTACGATCCGCAGAACCCCAAAGGCGGCCTCACGCACTATGCCCCCACCACCGTCGAGCAGCTCGAAGACTCGCCCGTCATCACCGGCCAGTACTTCCACGAGTTCGCCCTCGCACCCGAGGTCACACCCAAGCACTACATCGACGTAGTCTCCGATTCACCCGAAGACTCCAAGCTCCGCCCCGCCCTCCTCGTCGAGCTCAACAACCTCGTCCGCGAAACCGGCGCAGCATACGACTCCCGCCACTACAACGTCTACCACTTCCTCCTTACTCTCTCTGACGTAGCCGGTGGCGAAGGCCTCGAGCACGGCCAATCCTCCGACAACGGCGTAGGCGAAAAAGGCTTCTCAGACCCCTCGCATCAACTCGCCGAATCCGACCTCCTCTCCCACGAGTTCACCCACTCCTGGAACGGCAAGTACCGCCGCCCCTTCAACCTCTACCAGGACGACTTCGAAAAGATGCAGCAGGGCTCGCTCCTCTGGGTCTACGAAGGCATGACCCACTACCTTGGCAACGTTCTCGCCGCCCGCTCCGGTCTCAAGTCGCAGGAGCAGTACCGCGACATGCTCGCCCTCTCTGCCGCCCAGCTTGACTACAAGCCCGGCCGCGACTGGCGCTCCACCGAGGACACCGCCATCGCTGCCAGTATCCTCCGCGGCGGCAACCCCGCATGGTCCAACTGGAAGCGCGGCCAGGACTACTACCAGGAAGGCGAACTCTTCTGGCTCGACGCCGACACTCTCATCCGCCAGAAGACGAACAACAAGAAGTCCCTCACCGACTTCCTGCACATCTTCCTCGGCAAAGGCGGCAACACCGGCCCACTCATCGTCACCTACAACCGCGACGAGCTCATCGCCGACCTCAATCAGGTCTACAAGTACGATTGGGCCACCTTCATCCACGAGCGCATCGACAACCTCAACCCACGCGCCGATCTCGCCGGCATCGAACGCGGCGGCTACAAGCTCGTCTACACCGAAGAGCCCACAAAATCAGAACGCACAGTCGCCGAGACCTATGCTCGCTACGGCATTGGCACCAACGCCTGGTACTCCCTGGGCCTTCGCCTCAATAAAGAAGGTTTGATCTCCGACGTCCGCTGGAACGGACCCGCTGACAAGGCGAAGTTCTTCCCAGGACAAAAAATCATCGCAGTCAACGGCAACGTCTTCTCCGCCGACGCCCTCAAAACCGCGATCAAGCAGGCAAAGGGAACCTCCGAGCCCATCCACTTCATCCTTCAGAGCGACGCCTTCGTCACCACCGCCGACATCGACTACCACGACGGCGAACGCTACCCCCGCCTCGTCCGCGTAGACGGCACCCCCGCCTACCTCGACGACATCACCAAACCCCTCGCCAAATCCGAACCCATCCCGGCCGAGAAGAAAGAAAAAGATTCCGCCGAATAA
- a CDS encoding SDR family oxidoreductase — protein MSDLYTLQDPTKQYPRPKFKKQTQAVPGLDKKMTPKADHGETSYRGSGRLANRKALVTGGDSGIGRAAAIAFAREGADVAINYLPSEEADARELIALIEAEGRKAIALPGDLKDEKFCVKLVKEAHRKLGGLDILACVAGRQHAVEKIADMTTKLFEETYRVNVFALFWMCKAALPLMPPGGSIITTASIQATHPSPSLLDYAPTKAAILAFTRGLARQVAEDGIRVNCVAPGPVWTPLQTSGGQPGKKIPDFGSETPMKRPGQPVEMAPLYVLLASQESSYVTGEVYGATGGLEVS, from the coding sequence ATGAGTGATCTTTATACGTTGCAGGACCCGACGAAGCAGTATCCGCGGCCGAAGTTCAAGAAGCAGACGCAGGCTGTGCCGGGGTTGGATAAGAAGATGACGCCGAAGGCCGATCATGGCGAGACGAGCTACCGCGGGAGCGGACGGTTGGCGAATCGGAAGGCGCTGGTGACGGGTGGGGACTCTGGGATTGGAAGGGCGGCGGCAATTGCGTTTGCGCGGGAGGGCGCTGATGTTGCGATCAACTATCTGCCGAGCGAGGAGGCGGATGCGCGTGAGTTGATCGCGTTGATCGAGGCTGAAGGAAGAAAGGCGATTGCGTTGCCGGGCGATCTGAAGGATGAGAAGTTCTGCGTGAAGCTGGTGAAAGAGGCGCATAGGAAGCTGGGTGGGCTGGATATTCTGGCCTGTGTTGCGGGCAGACAGCATGCGGTCGAAAAGATTGCGGATATGACGACGAAGTTGTTTGAAGAGACGTATCGGGTGAATGTGTTTGCGTTGTTCTGGATGTGCAAGGCAGCGCTCCCGTTGATGCCGCCGGGCGGATCGATCATTACGACGGCTTCGATCCAGGCGACGCATCCTAGTCCGAGCTTGCTGGATTACGCTCCTACGAAGGCTGCGATTCTCGCGTTTACCAGAGGCTTGGCGCGGCAGGTGGCGGAGGATGGGATCCGCGTGAACTGCGTGGCACCGGGGCCGGTGTGGACTCCGCTGCAGACGAGTGGTGGGCAACCGGGGAAGAAGATTCCGGATTTTGGTTCCGAGACGCCGATGAAACGGCCGGGGCAGCCGGTGGAGATGGCTCCACTGTATGTGCTGCTGGCTTCGCAGGAGTCGAGTTATGTGACTGGCGAGGTGTATGGAGCTACGGGTGGGTTGGAGGTTTCGTAG
- a CDS encoding DUF4239 domain-containing protein — protein MLTLTQNIVILIVTMTCSMLFLALLNRVWPRERRTVHNDLIGWQLGILGTTYAVILGFMLYTVWTNFGEANLNADLEANSLRNVYRIAEGLPTPQRILLEQQCRTYADVVINYDWPEMHQSKLPEESHLLNRDMWKTLISVKAATPSELTAEDHALTELSALTEHRRTRLLQSAYRLPTIFWAVLLVGGLVTVLSASLFGSANRALHAVQVFCFTLLITLVLLAIADVNLPFRGWVHVTDFAFQRAQQNMND, from the coding sequence ATGCTTACCCTCACGCAAAACATCGTCATCCTCATCGTCACGATGACCTGCTCCATGCTCTTCCTCGCACTTCTAAACCGCGTCTGGCCACGCGAACGGCGCACCGTGCACAACGACCTCATCGGCTGGCAGCTCGGCATCCTCGGCACCACCTATGCCGTCATCCTCGGCTTCATGCTCTACACCGTATGGACCAACTTCGGCGAAGCAAACCTGAACGCCGACCTCGAAGCCAACTCCCTGCGCAACGTCTACCGCATCGCCGAAGGCCTGCCCACACCGCAGCGCATCCTCCTCGAGCAGCAATGCCGCACCTACGCAGACGTCGTCATCAACTACGACTGGCCCGAGATGCACCAAAGCAAACTCCCCGAAGAGAGCCACCTCCTCAATCGCGACATGTGGAAGACCCTCATATCCGTCAAAGCCGCCACGCCCTCCGAACTCACCGCTGAGGACCATGCCCTCACCGAACTCAGCGCCCTCACCGAACACCGCCGCACCCGCCTCCTCCAGAGCGCCTATCGCCTCCCGACCATCTTCTGGGCAGTCCTGCTCGTCGGCGGCCTCGTCACCGTCCTCTCCGCCTCCCTCTTCGGCTCCGCCAATCGAGCCCTCCACGCCGTTCAGGTCTTCTGCTTCACGCTCCTCATCACCCTCGTTCTGCTCGCCATCGCCGACGTCAACCTGCCCTTTCGCGGCTGGGTCCATGTCACCGACTTCGCCTTCCAGCGCGCCCAACAGAATATGAACGATTAG
- a CDS encoding alpha/beta fold hydrolase, which produces MTTQISHLRRFVLLLLFSFVAATAQTTPAKWPTQDGTYIIKDFRFGTGETLPELKLHYLTLGQPHRGADGHTDNAVLLLHGTGGDAHSLLNPAFSNVLFGPGQPLDITKFFIILPDDIGHGDSSKPSDGLHMRFPQYDYDDMVSSQHTMLLEGLHVDHLRLILGTSMGCMQSFVWGETFPKFSDALAPFACLPVELAGRNRMWRYMAMQSIKNDPAWNNGEYTTEPAEGLRGANTLIVIAGGAPLQMQKNYPTRAQAEAYIDRVLAADIAHTDANNFLYYVNASRNYNPEPKLPTITAPVLWINSADDFINPPELGIAEKMAAKMPNAKFILIPISDATRGHGTHTQAIVWKQYLIDFLAQTEKH; this is translated from the coding sequence TTGACAACGCAGATCAGCCACCTTCGCCGCTTCGTTCTCCTCTTGCTCTTCTCCTTCGTAGCCGCCACAGCTCAGACCACCCCCGCCAAGTGGCCCACCCAGGACGGCACCTACATCATCAAAGACTTCCGCTTCGGCACCGGCGAAACTCTCCCCGAACTCAAGCTCCACTACCTCACCCTCGGCCAACCCCACCGCGGCGCCGACGGCCACACCGACAACGCCGTCCTCCTCCTCCACGGCACCGGCGGCGACGCCCACTCCCTCCTCAACCCCGCCTTCTCCAACGTCCTCTTCGGCCCTGGCCAACCCCTCGACATCACAAAATTCTTCATCATCCTCCCCGACGACATCGGACACGGCGACTCCTCCAAACCATCCGACGGCCTCCACATGCGCTTCCCCCAATACGACTACGACGACATGGTCTCCTCGCAACACACCATGCTCCTCGAAGGCCTCCACGTCGACCACCTCCGCCTCATCCTCGGCACCTCCATGGGCTGCATGCAGTCCTTCGTCTGGGGCGAGACCTTCCCAAAATTCTCTGACGCCCTCGCCCCTTTCGCCTGCCTCCCCGTCGAACTCGCCGGCCGCAACCGCATGTGGCGCTACATGGCCATGCAGTCCATCAAGAACGACCCCGCCTGGAACAACGGCGAGTACACCACCGAACCCGCCGAAGGCCTGCGCGGAGCCAACACCCTCATCGTCATCGCGGGCGGGGCTCCGCTTCAGATGCAGAAAAACTATCCCACCCGAGCCCAGGCCGAAGCCTACATCGACCGCGTCCTCGCCGCCGACATCGCCCACACCGACGCCAACAACTTCCTCTACTACGTCAACGCCTCGCGCAACTACAATCCCGAGCCAAAGCTCCCCACCATCACCGCCCCAGTCCTCTGGATCAACTCCGCCGACGACTTCATCAACCCGCCCGAGCTCGGCATAGCCGAAAAGATGGCCGCCAAGATGCCTAACGCAAAGTTCATCCTCATCCCCATCTCCGACGCCACCCGTGGCCACGGGACCCACACACAAGCCATCGTCTGGAAGCAATACCTCATCGACTTCCTGGCCCAGACAGAAAAACACTAG